A stretch of Arthrobacter sp. NEB 688 DNA encodes these proteins:
- a CDS encoding adenosine deaminase, translated as MRVTTVREMAAAHGMRLPATLTHDYPPLFDAADERGWFRFQRLYDVARACVRGEEDMRRIVREAALDDGAEGSRWLEIQVDPTSYAPFVGGITPALEIVLDEAASVSREPGAAQVGVVVAASRMRHPLEARTLARLAARNAGSGPGAVVGFGLSNDERRGDTAEFAAAFRIARDAGLASVPHAGELLGAEAVAATLDAALPDRIGHGVRSVEDPRVLERVVEAGVALEVCPGSNVALGVYDVAADVPLRRLLSAGAVVALGADDPLIFGSRLVEQYETARSVHGLSDAELAGLARSSLAASRAPASVRAEAEADIEAWLT; from the coding sequence ATGCGCGTCACGACGGTGCGCGAGATGGCGGCCGCCCACGGGATGCGGCTGCCCGCGACGCTGACGCACGACTACCCCCCGCTCTTCGACGCCGCCGACGAGCGCGGCTGGTTCCGCTTCCAGCGCCTGTACGACGTCGCGCGGGCCTGCGTGCGCGGCGAGGAGGACATGCGGCGCATCGTCCGCGAGGCGGCGCTCGACGACGGCGCCGAGGGCTCGCGGTGGCTCGAGATCCAGGTCGACCCGACGTCGTACGCGCCGTTCGTCGGGGGCATCACGCCGGCGCTGGAGATCGTCCTCGACGAGGCGGCTTCGGTCTCGCGCGAGCCGGGGGCGGCGCAGGTCGGGGTCGTCGTGGCGGCGTCCCGGATGCGGCACCCGCTCGAGGCGCGCACGCTGGCCCGGCTGGCGGCGCGCAACGCGGGGAGCGGCCCGGGGGCCGTCGTCGGCTTCGGGCTGTCGAACGACGAGCGCCGGGGCGACACGGCGGAGTTCGCGGCGGCGTTCCGCATCGCGCGGGACGCGGGGCTGGCGTCGGTGCCGCACGCCGGTGAGCTGCTCGGGGCCGAGGCGGTGGCGGCGACGCTGGACGCGGCGCTGCCGGACCGCATCGGCCACGGCGTGCGCTCGGTGGAGGACCCGCGGGTGCTGGAGCGGGTCGTCGAGGCCGGGGTGGCGCTCGAGGTGTGCCCGGGGTCGAACGTGGCGCTGGGGGTCTACGACGTGGCGGCGGACGTGCCGCTGCGCCGGCTGCTGTCCGCGGGGGCGGTCGTGGCGCTCGGCGCGGACGACCCGCTGATCTTCGGCTCACGCCTGGTGGAGCAGTACGAGACCGCGCGCTCCGTGCACGGGCTGTCCGACGCCGAGCTGGCCGGGCTGGCCCGCTCGTCGCTGGCGGCCAGCCGGGCGCCGGCGTCGGTGCGCGCGGAGGCCGAGGCCGACATCGAGGCCTGGCTGACCTGA
- a CDS encoding UDP-N-acetylmuramate dehydrogenase, which translates to MRELHDEPLAGHTTMRVGGPAARMVVAETTDELVDAVREVDDADEPLLVLGGGSNLVLPDEGFAGTVVLVATTGVEVDSEDSCGGANVVVAAGEPWDPFVERAVAEGWSGVEALSGIPGSTGATPVQNVGAYGQEVSQTIARVRVWDRLEERVRTMMSLDCRFTYRHSLFKGTDRYVVLDVMFQLVLADLSGPVRYADLATQLGVEVGARVPLADAREAVLAQRRRRGMVLDADDHDTWSCGSFFTNPVLTADEFASLEARVAQRLGDDAVPPRFPEAGGAVKTSAAWLIERAGFGKGYAMPGPAALSTKHTLAVTNRGGARAADVVALAREVRDGVQDAFGVTLVNEPVLLGQTL; encoded by the coding sequence GCGCGTCGGCGGCCCGGCGGCGCGGATGGTCGTCGCGGAGACCACGGACGAGCTCGTCGACGCCGTGCGCGAGGTCGACGACGCCGACGAGCCGCTGCTCGTGCTCGGGGGCGGGTCCAACCTCGTCCTCCCGGACGAGGGCTTTGCCGGCACGGTCGTGCTCGTCGCGACGACGGGGGTCGAGGTCGACTCGGAGGACTCCTGCGGTGGCGCCAACGTCGTCGTCGCGGCCGGTGAGCCGTGGGACCCGTTCGTCGAGCGCGCCGTGGCCGAGGGCTGGTCGGGCGTCGAGGCGCTCTCCGGCATCCCCGGCTCGACCGGCGCGACGCCGGTGCAGAACGTCGGTGCGTACGGCCAGGAGGTCTCCCAGACGATCGCCCGGGTGCGGGTCTGGGACCGCCTCGAGGAGCGCGTCCGGACGATGATGTCGCTCGACTGCCGGTTCACCTACCGCCACTCGCTCTTCAAGGGCACCGACCGCTACGTCGTCCTCGACGTCATGTTCCAGCTCGTGCTCGCCGACCTGTCCGGGCCGGTGCGCTACGCCGACCTCGCGACCCAGCTGGGGGTCGAGGTCGGGGCCCGCGTCCCGCTGGCCGACGCCCGGGAGGCCGTGCTCGCGCAGCGACGCCGGCGCGGGATGGTCCTCGACGCGGACGACCACGACACCTGGTCGTGCGGCTCGTTCTTCACCAACCCGGTGCTCACGGCGGACGAGTTCGCCTCCCTCGAGGCCCGCGTCGCGCAGCGGCTCGGTGACGACGCGGTGCCCCCGCGCTTCCCCGAGGCCGGCGGTGCGGTCAAGACCTCGGCCGCCTGGCTCATCGAGCGGGCAGGCTTCGGCAAGGGCTACGCGATGCCCGGGCCGGCCGCGCTGTCGACCAAGCACACGCTCGCGGTGACCAACCGCGGCGGCGCCCGGGCGGCCGACGTCGTGGCGCTGGCCCGCGAGGTGCGCGACGGCGTGCAGGACGCGTTCGGGGTGACGCTCGTCAACGAGCCGGTCCTCCTCGGCCAGACCCTCTGA
- a CDS encoding helix-turn-helix transcriptional regulator has translation MRLLPLTSPTVARELHAARVALTVAHEVGVALRTHRRGLGLGQRAYARHRGWSTSHVARLETDAGDLRLTDVVAALGPTEYRLALCHRGHPEPDPDTPPVALAVPVAPTRWPPAELLALGRPGSRDPTDGSNSPATTDEPPALSA, from the coding sequence ATGAGACTCCTTCCCCTCACCTCCCCCACCGTCGCCCGCGAGCTGCATGCGGCGCGGGTGGCCCTCACGGTGGCCCACGAGGTCGGCGTGGCGCTGCGGACCCACCGCCGCGGGCTGGGCCTCGGGCAGCGCGCCTACGCTCGACATCGCGGATGGTCGACGAGCCACGTCGCACGGCTCGAGACCGACGCCGGTGACCTCCGGCTCACCGACGTGGTCGCTGCCCTCGGGCCCACGGAGTACCGCCTCGCGCTCTGTCACCGGGGCCACCCGGAACCCGACCCCGACACGCCGCCGGTCGCCCTGGCGGTGCCCGTGGCGCCCACGCGTTGGCCGCCCGCCGAGCTGCTCGCGCTCGGGCGACCCGGCAGCCGCGACCCGACGGACGGGAGCAACAGCCCTGCCACCACCGACGAGCCCCCGGCGCTCAGCGCGTGA